In Symphalangus syndactylus isolate Jambi chromosome 9, NHGRI_mSymSyn1-v2.1_pri, whole genome shotgun sequence, the genomic stretch TGACTACAATCATACTTACCTCATAAGAATGCTGtaagaaatcaatgagaacagattttaaatgttccaGCACACTCTACTGAATAGATGGTTCCAAGAAGAACCTTCCCTAgatcacattttttttcaaaccTCTTCTGCCCTGGCCTCATTCTAAGGCCTTGGTGGGAAGTTAAACACATAGCTCTTTCTATACTATCTCCTTATGCCACATCCAAATATTCTATTGTGCATGTTTTGTTCAAAAGAGTCAGTGACATGAGAAATCATCAAGGATGTGGAAAACTATGTAACAATGTgtgttatgattccatttatgcgGATACCTAAGTTTTTTCCTTTATATGTGGAATGCATGTGTCATATTTGCTTACATGGAAGTATGCTGGAAGGAGAGGTAACATAGTGCTAGAGGAAACTACCTAGAGGGAGAAGGACTAGAGAAAGGTTAAGACTGGACTTTCAACTGGACTTTCTAGTATAACTTGTTTGTTTCTATATTGTTTGACTTTAACAAGATGAATTCACTTAGAAAATGAGAGCTGTGTTTAAGTGCTATAGCCCCTTCCCCTGAAAGCTGAGGGCAGGGTGGTTGAGGAAGGGTCCTCCCCAGAGTGGATGCAAAAACCATGTCAGAGTGCTGGCTTTGAAAAATACAGGGCTCATCTCCTGGGATCATGTAAGACTGTTTCCATTCTTTGTCCAGCCATCTGTGCTCTGAAGAGTGAGGGGAGTCCTGAGGCCTCACATTGGGGGTGAGGCGGGAGAAGCCACAGACAAGGGACTCTGGCTTCTCCTTAAATGCAATTTTCACTATCTCTTCTATGTCAGTCAGTCCCTAAGATGGCCATCGGTGACCATCACAATTTGGTAGTCATACCTTTGTGGGGTTCTCCCACACTGAAGAAAACTGACTGGTGCAAACAATAGGTTTTGCAGAAATGAAGGAGTATGACTTCTGAAGTTAGATTATACAAAGACATTGCAGCCTCCATGCTGTGCTCTTTTGGCCCACTCTCCCTGGAGGAGACTAGTTCTGTATCTAGAGGACACTCAACTAGCCCCTGGAGAGGCCAGGCAGAAACAAACTGAGGCCTCCCACCAATAGCTAGCACCAAATTGCAGGGCATGTGGGTAGTGAGCCACCTTGGCATAGAATCTCcatccccagtcaagccttcagatgaatGAAGCCAATACCTCAATGACAGCCTCATGGGAGACCCCAAGCCAGAACTGCCCAGAGAGGctgctcccaaattcctgacccatagaAATTACAATTACAGATgtctgttttaagccactaagatttGGTGTATTTATTACCCCGTAAATAACTAATATAATTTCCCACCATTTTGAATGAATATTCCTAATCCATCTCAGGTTTAAAGCAAGTGCTCATCTATCTCTTTGTTCTAAGAGAAACTTAGCTCTCTATTACTTCACCACCATTAAAATGGTTTCTACCTATGCCTCCCCCAAAATTAACTACCAGATAATCCTCTCTGTGTACAAATGCATACAATAATTTAGCAAAGTGGTGACGTCCTTGAACTTACGACACAATTATCAGCCCGGGAAGAAGCCACAAGCCAGTCCTGAGCAGGTGGACTCCTGGGGCAGCCCTCAGGCTTTCACCTTAGACTGGAGTGGACCTGTTTTCAGGAATGCTGATGTGCTTTTCTGAGTCTCTCCCAGGTACGTTCTGCATTCTTGTGATTGCTGGCTCTGTCCAGCAATGGACATGCACTTGCTAATCATACAGTATTGGCAGGCATGCATCAGGAAATGTCAAAATCATTCCatttttaacattcttttcttttagaaaagttCCAGTTTTTTCTATACCCTGAATGACAGTGGCTTCCTTAATAGATTTAGGATGTCATTGCCTGCAGCAGACATTGTAACTGGGCACTGTTACTCCtactaccaaaaaataaatgcaGGAAATAGTTCCATTCAAGTGGgattaaacataaaatgaaaaatctgGTATTGCTTTGGCAGTTACCTCAATTGGTAGCAAATCGCCAGATGTGCAGAGATGCCAGTTAggagcatgcatgtgtgtgtctgagaCACCGAGAGATCATTACAAAGCAATTGGACAACTCAATCTGCTGTCAGGTCACTTTGACATGGATGGACTTCAAGGGGCACTGCAGAGGCACTTACCTTATGGTGAACACAAATGTGCTTGCTGGGTATAGTTCATCAGTATCTGAGAAAAGGGTGTGAGTGTAGGAGCATGATTCACTGAAGGCATTCTTTTGGAAGAAAACACTGGCTGTGATGGAATTGTTACAGTCCATCCTGGGGCTCGGGGTTGGGATGTTACCTCCAGGGCACACACCACCTACTGCAAGCCACCTGCCCAGTGTGCTTCACCTGTTCATAAAATACTACAACGTTTGTCaacagttttgcctttttatgTTGTGAGTCTACAAGTCAGGATGATTTCACTGACAATGCCTTACAAATTTTTCTtggtggaaaaatatttttagctgAATGTTTTCTATGCTTCAATCCTATTCTTGAAAAATACATCTCTGACTAATGCTTACTGTTTTGACAATAATAACATCCATGAAAAGGCAAGCACAGAGGGGTGTGGTCTAGCCCTGTGCAGGGTTCCATTTCAGGGCCTGCAGTTCTGCCCCTGGGTTCTGCACACTCCCCTCTCTGGGCGACAACTTGGGTCTGCCTCATTGGGCCGTCATGCTTAAATAAGAATGTGCCTGGGGTCAGAGTTTAGTGCCTGTCTCAAGGCTCCCGATGACCTTCTAGGACTCAAAACTCTGTTTTTACTTTGCAGGATCCAGGATTGAGCTCCTCTGAGGATGACAGCCCCTCTCTAGCGATCAGAAGCCCCACCTTGAGAAAGCCCCTGAAACACAGCACCCCTGAGGAGGCAGCCCTGGGCTGGAGCCCAAGGCCATCGGGAGGTGCCTCCTACCTCAGTGGGTCCCCAATGCCTGCACACTTCTCTCAGGACCTTGCATCCCACCCAGCAGGGGTCAGCCCTCCAGCCACTGTCAGGAAAAGGAGGCTTTCTACTATCTGGGCCTCCAAGGAGTCCAGCTTGGATCTCTCAGCTCCTGGGGAAGagctgcccacatcagcctcgttagcccagcagcagcagcagcagcagcagcagcagcaagagtCCCTCCGGGCAAAGAGCTGGCCACAAAACCCTGGATTGCCTGGGATCCTGAACACAACTCGGAGGAAGAGACGAGACCCGAAGAGGCGGGCAGCTGCGGTATGCATTATCCCTGTCCCATCCCTTTCCCCCAGGACTTCTGGGTCCCTGTGGAAGATTAGGAGAGTGAGCACTGCTTGGGCCGTGGAGCGCTCAACACCCTCCTCCCCCCAGTTAATGCTCCCATGGTGTGGCATCAGGGGCCAACACACACTTACTCTGCACATGAGGTCACATGGGACAGGATCAATGCTGTCCAGCCTTTCTGACACCTGCTGCTGCCCTGTCCCAAGACAGCTGTCTGCTCTGAGGGCCCCCATGACTGATGCTGCCTGTGGTGAACATGAGCTTCCTGGCCTCATGGTCTGGCATCCAGACCCAGGCTGCCGCTGGCTGGCTGCTTTGTCATTGCTCTTTAGCTCACAGGAGCCTGGGTGGTGACTCTTTCAGCTTTGAGGCTTCGCAGACATGTTGGGGGTGACAGGGAAGGTCTGATATGTCATCTTGTTACAGAATAGCAGAAAACAGCCTATTCTAGTAAAAATCTGCCTCGCTGTGCTGAGTCTCCTCGCATCTTCCTATGCTTTGAAGAGGGAGCTGTTACATTCCTAGAGCACTCCTGCATTTCTAAGGACCTGGCTAGGGTGGCTCTGGTGTCTTCCCATGGACCATTGTGACAGGGATGTCCCACCTTCACCATAGCCAGGTTTGTGGGCTCTTGCCACAGCTGGAGAACCAGCAGGGCACACACTGTCCGAGACGTACTTTTGACTCTCAGAGCCCATCTTCTTCTTTTGCTAGTTGGAGATGCTGTGAAGCTGAAAGGATCCAATAAGAAGAGGATTGCAAGGGCTCTGATCCCCAGTGTAGCAGGCAGTTGGGAGGTGCCCTGGCCCTCTCCTGGCAGAATTCTGCCTCCTCGCCCATTTGCTGGTTTATCCTCTGGCCTTGTTCTAGTAGCTTCCTGAGAAGGGGCACTTTTCCAGCCAGCAGTCTTGGAGCCCTTTCTCAGAACTGGAAGGCCCTGTGTGCTCCTGTCCCTGACTCCCACCTGCCCTAGCCTTTCCAGGTCCCTTTTGCGGTTCTTGGTGGTGCTGAGTTTCATTTTGGGGTGAGTAGTCTTGCTCAGCTGCTGGACACTCCCTGGGCCCATCTGACTCTGGAAGACCTTCCCGTACTTTTTCCTTCCTAACTTTGGGCTCTGTGTTCTTTCTCTGTCTGTGATCCTCTGCAGTTGGATGTTGGTCATCCTGATTGATTCTCTGAGTTTCTTTCCTATTTGCTATTTAGCCCTTTCTTCTACCTTTTAGGAGAGTTGCTCAGTTCTGCCTTCCAAGGTTACTGCGCGATgatgttattttcttccttgccGCACTCCCTCATGTTCTTTACCCTGGCTGGCTTGCTGTCTTCTCTCACCTTCTGAGGGTGCTGATTTTGCAGTGGAGTTTTCCAGCCTCTTTTCCATGCCCTGCTGTCCTGTGGCTGTGCCTGGCTGCTGCCTCCCGATTTGGAGGGGGCCATCACAGGGCTGGGTGGGAGCTGATGGAAAGTCCCGAGTTCCGAGTGGGAACTGTCCACCAAGGGTCACCCGGGGGTTAACTGCTTCTTCACTGCACCACATCTGCCACTTCTTGCTAGTCAGCATCCCCATGGGTTAATGTTCCCACCTGCGGCCAGGAGAGGTGGGACTGGCTGGGGTATTCTGGGAGCTGAAGGTGAGAAGGGGCCTAAAGTTCTCACTATGGGTAGAGCTTGTGGGGAACAACCCATGTGGAACGCATGTTGTGGATGCTCCTGATGGAGCATCCCAGCTGCCCCCAGCTGAGCCCGGATCCTCACAAGGCCCCTCTGTGGGATCAGAGGCTATTGCATCTTCCTCAGTCGCTGTGACAAACTGAGTTTCTGGGAGTCCGGGCAGGCAGTGCCTGCACCACACAGCCCTCTGAGAGCCTCAGCTCTCAGCAGCCTCCCTGGAGGTCACCCTCTGTGGACGGACATGAACAGCGGGCACCAGGAAGGCAGCCCCCGCCTCGGGCAGGGAGGGGCACTGGGAATTCGCTGGTCCTCCTACCAGATGATCACGGGATCTTGCAGACCCCAGCCTGGCCCCTTCTGCTGGCCAGCAGTGGTGCTTGGAGCCTTGGCCACTCTGTCTCTGCTCCAGGATGCCTCCTGGTGGCTCCTGCTGGCTCTGGCTCAGGCCTTCTGCTCTTACAGCTGGCCCTCTGGAGGCTCCTCTCGTTCCTTATTCTCAGTCCTGTGGGTTTGCTTCTGTCTTACACTTTCAGGGCGTTAGGAAGACACTGACCACTGACCCATGGTGGGCCTGCCATTGTTGGCCGGCGGACCCCAGCCACACTCCACGTGATCTGACTCAGCCACGCAAAATCCCCAGGTTCCAGTCTCTATTCCATCCTGGCATCATGTTTAGTGTCAGGAGTTTACCCATCCTCGTCTTCCCTGTGCTGAATTGGGGAGGCCTCCTTCATTCCCTGCTGCAGCTGCCCTGAACACCCTCCTAGAAGAGGGGGCTCTAGAGAGCACAGTTACAAAATCCCATCTAGACTGACCTATGCACCTGTTCCCACACAGGCTTGTCTACTCCATGCTTGCAGCCTGTCTGCCCCTTCCCTGGCACTTTTTGTCCCTGTCCCCTCCTTTGTCAGACACAGACTTCATCTGCACCTTACCCCATTCACCTATACACTCGTCTGTCTCCACACCAAAAGTGGGCCCTCTGGGTGGTACAGTACCCCATATGAAGTATGTTTGAAGCACACAGGCAGAATTATATAGGGCTGGCTGTGCCAGCTGCAGACCTTGAGTGGgcatttattttctaaagcaCATTTTGCAGCAGAAGAGCTTGTCTCCAGTAAAGATGGATGCTGCTATGGGGTGATGCCTTTCCTTTAAACAGATGGAGCGAGTGCGACAGTGGGAGATCTACGTGCTTCAGAACATCGAGGAAGCCACCCAGCACGAGCTCACCATCGATGACTGAGTGCTTGGTGCCAGGACAGGAAGGTAGGGTGCTCTAGAGCTGCCTGCCTCGGGCTGGCTTAATTGTCCACATGGTGCCCTCCTTGGGCTGGCCCCCAATGCTGTTGGCCTTCTCCGTGGGGTGGGAAGAACGGGTTTGAGAAGATCCTGTTGCTTAGACTGTAAATGTGTTTCTGGGAGGCAATGACATTGATGAGGGTCAGCAGAGGTGGCAGGTTAAAGAAGACAAGGCTCTGCATGGTGTGTAACTTGAGCCCTGGGTTCTCTACTGCCCAGCTCTGGCCTTGGGGACAGCTCTCTGCttgtctgagcctcagcttccttaccTGAAACATGAGGAAACCGCATCCCAGACTGATGAAATGAGCGTGGAGCTGGTGTCTAGGCGAGGGTGGCCGTAGCCAGTCAGCCCTCTCAGGAAAGAGTTGGGCCAATGCCCCATGAGCATATTCTGAGACAGCAGGATTGAAGGCCTGAGGCAGGAACTGGAAAGAAAATCTCTGCACTGGATGGTGGGTTTCCAACCCTATGGTTATGGTGGTCTCATTGGAGCACCAATGGTGAGGGACATATGTTCCCTTCCTTTATGTGGAGAGGGACTAGGTTTTGAGAGGAGGGGAGTGCCCATAGTCCCACCCCTAGAGGGTACCTACCTCCTTCCTCAATAAGCTGTAGGAGAAACCAGACTGTGGGATCCCAGGATGTTTGCAGATAAAGACAAAGAAGCTTAGGGGAACTCAGAGGCCAGTCCACCCAcactgcatggctgggaaggctccaggagtcaccacacctggtatCAGGGGCAGGGTAGGTATCCTAGTGAGCCTGAAATGCCACTCTAGGAAAGCCCCAAAACTGCGATTCTCACCTGGAAGGCATTCTGGAAATCTGAGAATGCTGGCTGTGTTTGTTGAGTGTGTAGGGCTAGAGGAACTTAACCTTCAACAGTTGCATGGGCCAACCCCCTACACTCTCCCTCTCCAATGCTGTGCTCCCTGCTTAACATCAGGGTCCCACCCAAGTGATCAATAATATGAAGGTAATACATATtgtaaggaagaagaaagagatgtCCAGGTAGCTTCAGTTTAACCCAAAGCCAACATCAATTCTCCCAAGTACAGGCATCTCAGCAAGACCTGTTTGTGTGGACATGTTATGGTTACTAAATACAGACCTAGAGTTTATTCATATAAATGTTTGCATCCTCCACTCTAAAaagcttgctttttttcttcctaaaaagaATGCATACATTTCCAGCCTAGTCCTACATTGCCTCCCTTCACGTGTGTGGACAGGTGGACTGGCAGCTAGAGTCGAAGTGAGAAGGGCAACCCCTAGATGAAATctcagactggcttaaaagataGGACATAATAGATTCTAAGGGCATGTGAGGTCTAGAATGTTCAGTTTTAAGAGACAGGTGAAAAGTTTAGATCTGCAGGGTGGGTGGAAAATATTCCTGATCAATAATTGGGTTCTTTCTGGAAACACCCACATTTCTTTGGAGGTTTCCAACAGACAGAGAATGAGATTCTTCACAGGAGAGATTAGATACAGCGGCTGCAGTTGGACAGTAACTTCATATTTCATTGGATGTTCTTTATGAGTGATAAAAATTTTACTGTGTAGTGTGTTTAAACTATAAGTTTTATGAACTAGTTCCTCCTGTATAAGCTAtttaaaaagtttacttttttctttttttataacatAGATTATTGGGTTACAAAATTAtcagatttataaaatgtttacaaattaaAGAGTacaaagaagcagaagaaaactgCCTATCTTGCACACCATAGAGATAAATACATCAGAGTAATTCTTTCCAGTctttactattaaaaataaactgttttaaTGAGAACTATTCCCATGGTCTGTGTTTGATGCAAAGTGATTCAGGCATGTAGTCATGTGAATTCTCTCTTGTTTTTCAAAGAATGAAATTCAAAATGAGTCcctagaggaagaaaaacaatgtGAGTGATTCTGGGCAAGTGTGTCCTTGAAAGATTGAGAATTACCAGCACTCAGAAGAATGTTTTCACATATAAGATGATTTCCTAGATATTCA encodes the following:
- the CCDC201 gene encoding coiled-coil domain-containing protein 201: MEPGVQDPGLSSSEDDSPSLAIRSPTLRKPLKHSTPEEAALGWSPRPSGGASYLSGSPMPAHFSQDLASHPAGVSPPATVRKRRLSTIWASKESSLDLSAPGEELPTSASLAQQQQQQQQQQQESLRAKSWPQNPGLPGILNTTRRKRRDPKRRAAAMERVRQWEIYVLQNIEEATQHELTIDD